In the Zonotrichia albicollis isolate bZonAlb1 chromosome W, bZonAlb1.hap1, whole genome shotgun sequence genome, one interval contains:
- the LOC141726857 gene encoding riboflavin kinase-like produces the protein MRHLPYFCRGEVVKGFGRGSKELGIPTANFSEQVVESFPSDIPTGIYYGWACVGNGDVHKMVVSIGWNPFYKNIKKSVETHIIHTFKEDFYGEILSIVITGYIRPEKNFDSLDALILAIQEDIEEAKRQLDLPEHLKLKEDNFFHLPEGKIVNNR, from the exons ATGAGGCACCTGCCGTACTTCTGCCGCGGGGAGGTGGTGAAGGGCTTCGGCAGGGGCTCCAAGGAGCTGGGCATCCCCACCG CTAACTTTTCTGAGCAAGTAGTTGAAAGCTTTCCATCTGATATCCCTACTGGTATATACTATGGATGGGCCTGTGTTGGAAATGGAGATGTGCATAAAATGGTTGTGAGCATAGGATGGAATCCCTtctataagaatattaagaaatcAGTG GAAACACACATTATCCACACCTTCAAAGAAGACTTTTATGGAGAAATTCTTAGTATAGTCATAACTGGATACATTCGACCCGAAAAAAACTTTGATTCCTTAG ATGCGCTCATTTTGGCAATTCAGGAAGATATTGAAGAAGCAAAAAGACAGCTAGATCTACCAGAACATCTTAAACTCAAAGAAGATAACTTTTTTCATCTGCCAGAAGGCAAAATAGTAAATAATCGCTGA